The Enteractinococcus fodinae genome has a segment encoding these proteins:
- a CDS encoding glycosyltransferase family 2 protein codes for MGLRDVLLSGALHPSVSLATFKTRLVTSGEITDNDVADPKVLAELGRVVLLQNLLPEDVSCGVRLLSMAQELAGASGVSRRARRALIQHHIVNGNAQRAEHLLDKDPDLDSAFFGYLRTELRNPFKYNSPSGFEDWLTAFNRPFISHRLQPVRLVDNTGLRPFDRLTARVPDHQVREQGEEPLVSVVLTVYKPDEERLLTSVRSILAQSWTRLELLIVDDNSGPEFQGIFGRVAALDSRIEIISLSENRGTYAARNVGYAASSGDFITGQDDDDWSHPERIARQMAFLQENPNAIGCRVSAIRCDENLGRVRVGYSPEGQNASSLLIRREGYEKGGGFLEARKAADTEYYFRLMKVTGRPITDLREPLSIIRILDGSLSRADFSPGWKHSSRRSFRSAYEYWHSHTEDAALHVTPERRYPVAIPHRFQIRPSAGQEFDVVVAGEWEGTGRIQRTMLDVVEGLMGADYRVAVLNLESERTLRVEEQVPLNKQIQKLINEGSVHEVFYDDEAYVKLLIISSPSILEFLPHGPSGMSVESLLVTANESPYASDANSILYLPANSHANAEASFGVAPIWLPRDRYIRALLDVHISSECLYDWDWPGIADLKRWHNRLYYRSMRPVVGRAALGTASEWPRLRKTIEEVYPIDGRYDIRIMGKIHNALDNLGDRRTPEAWTVYQDEELQLQTFLNSLDYYVFYPDERTRELPLSHMLDVLSSGTILILPRQFRDIFGEAALYGEPDEVGDIIDRLHSDFSLYEAQLARTKTVLSNRFSQKAFARLLSTLLT; via the coding sequence TTGGGCTTACGTGATGTTCTGTTGAGTGGGGCTCTGCATCCTTCTGTTTCTTTGGCAACATTCAAAACACGGCTGGTGACGAGCGGCGAGATAACGGACAACGACGTGGCTGACCCCAAAGTTCTTGCTGAGCTGGGGCGAGTCGTTTTGCTTCAAAATCTGCTTCCAGAAGACGTCTCGTGTGGCGTGAGGTTGCTTTCGATGGCCCAAGAATTAGCTGGGGCTTCAGGCGTCTCGCGAAGGGCGAGGAGAGCTCTCATACAGCATCATATTGTGAATGGGAACGCTCAGCGGGCTGAACATCTCCTGGATAAGGATCCCGATCTCGACAGTGCATTCTTTGGATATCTGCGCACAGAGTTGCGTAATCCATTCAAATATAACTCACCCTCAGGTTTCGAGGATTGGCTGACAGCCTTTAACCGACCGTTCATTTCGCACCGATTGCAGCCCGTGCGACTCGTCGACAATACTGGGTTGCGGCCCTTCGATCGGCTGACCGCTCGGGTTCCCGATCATCAGGTGCGGGAACAAGGCGAAGAACCTCTTGTTTCAGTGGTCCTTACGGTATACAAACCCGACGAGGAACGACTACTGACTTCGGTCCGATCAATCCTTGCCCAGTCTTGGACCAGACTCGAATTGCTAATTGTCGATGACAATTCTGGCCCCGAGTTCCAGGGGATCTTTGGACGAGTCGCAGCTTTAGACTCGAGGATTGAAATCATCAGCCTTAGTGAAAACAGAGGCACATACGCGGCTAGAAATGTGGGGTATGCCGCTTCGTCAGGTGATTTTATTACGGGTCAAGATGATGACGATTGGTCGCACCCTGAACGTATCGCGCGTCAGATGGCATTTTTGCAAGAAAACCCCAATGCTATTGGGTGTAGGGTTAGTGCGATACGGTGTGATGAGAACCTTGGCCGAGTACGTGTGGGCTACTCACCTGAGGGCCAGAATGCCTCCTCGTTGTTAATACGCAGGGAAGGTTACGAGAAGGGCGGAGGCTTTTTAGAAGCCAGAAAAGCTGCTGATACTGAATATTATTTTCGGCTAATGAAGGTGACCGGTCGCCCCATCACAGACCTTAGGGAACCTCTAAGCATCATCCGCATCTTAGATGGGTCGTTGTCCCGGGCGGACTTCTCTCCGGGCTGGAAGCACAGTTCCCGAAGAAGCTTCAGATCAGCTTATGAGTATTGGCATAGTCATACTGAGGACGCTGCTTTACATGTTACGCCTGAGCGGCGTTATCCCGTAGCGATACCGCACCGTTTCCAGATTAGGCCCAGTGCTGGGCAAGAATTCGATGTTGTAGTGGCTGGGGAATGGGAAGGCACAGGTCGAATACAACGGACAATGCTTGACGTAGTTGAGGGATTAATGGGTGCTGACTATCGCGTTGCCGTGCTCAATTTAGAGTCAGAGCGTACCTTACGTGTCGAAGAGCAAGTACCGCTGAACAAGCAGATTCAGAAGCTGATTAACGAGGGTTCTGTCCACGAGGTGTTCTATGATGACGAGGCCTACGTCAAGCTGTTGATAATCTCATCTCCCTCAATTTTGGAATTCCTGCCTCACGGCCCTTCAGGTATGTCAGTTGAGTCGTTGCTAGTTACAGCTAACGAGTCTCCCTATGCAAGTGACGCAAATTCTATTCTTTATCTTCCAGCTAACAGCCACGCTAACGCTGAAGCTTCTTTTGGCGTGGCGCCGATCTGGTTGCCGCGTGATCGATATATACGTGCTTTACTGGACGTGCACATCAGTTCCGAATGCCTCTATGACTGGGACTGGCCTGGCATCGCAGATCTTAAACGCTGGCACAATCGCCTTTACTACCGAAGTATGAGGCCGGTGGTCGGGCGGGCTGCCTTGGGAACAGCATCCGAGTGGCCTAGGCTGAGAAAAACCATCGAAGAAGTCTATCCTATAGATGGTCGCTACGATATCCGAATAATGGGGAAAATCCATAACGCATTAGATAATTTAGGGGACCGACGAACACCCGAAGCTTGGACGGTCTACCAAGACGAAGAATTACAACTTCAAACGTTTCTAAATTCTTTGGATTATTATGTCTTCTACCCAGATGAACGCACGAGAGAGCTCCCCTTATCGCATATGCTCGATGTGCTCAGTTCTGGAACGATCTTGATTCTGCCGAGACAGTTTAGAGATATTTTCGGGGAAGCTGCCCTATATGGCGAGCCTGATGAAGTTGGCGACATAATAGATCGCCTACATTCAGATTTTTCTCTCTATGAGGCGCAGCTAGCACGTACTAAAACAGTGTTGTCCAATCGTTTTAGCCAAAAAGCTTTTGCCCGCTTGCTGTCGACACTGTTGACTTAA
- a CDS encoding glycosyltransferase family 2 protein, with the protein MEIADLLNRAHEDERALTLGDYDLPILLSLSNYLFNTSKSDLDTHAGIQILRFVLLRHGANALSEQDKLQLVEALASIGAYDEQDKLTARFDLHALAPVQVALLAIDRIAHQQGAESVWLDAMNEFYTDRGMHTIQLDEDDSLPLLDRLTSVTNEKIDGPLVSVIIPTFSPDRGIYTAVNSLLNQTWKNLEILIVDDGSPTAYDELLSELAELDPQIRVIRQQSNGGAYTARNAGLAEARGLFVTTHDDDDWSHPDKIAEQASVLIENESIAATTAGHIRTTSDMKFRRINTRPQHLQTNYSSLMFRKSLTEQVGNWDTSKRGSDTELVERIKAHFGKSAVVDLANKPLSFSRVWGGSLTSGEMYRGYFSYSRLLYRWAFQQWHEEVSKGGEKPVLRMGVSRPFAIPTTFAPENRNKDLGVFDVIYLTDFRQSAKYSLKTMHEMKSAVGAGLRVGYMQVNSPQTLKRGVIQPELFDMQFQGKVTQVAETDRAETRLMVVHDSAVGMFLDQFQSTVVVQRGVVVHETGSLLKGAVKKSLAHPARVLRHLETSFNSSFHMAGGDLNSHEALESYLPQQRLLNEPWKTPIEANKGTVREPSPPPVVGFHTFGNKYRWPSTRETFQNVYTSGEYRTLFYGNVSPVRELLGAEIIDEEQVTNSDQESLVSFLDKIDFWVYYPHQRLGNHVWIAVLEALQAGKVVILPHTLKMTYGDAAVYAYSDEINSIVSEYSNDASAYIEQARRAQTFIDQNYSEAAYLSRLEKLASKVEA; encoded by the coding sequence ATGGAAATTGCTGACTTGCTAAATCGTGCCCACGAGGACGAGAGAGCCCTTACCTTAGGAGATTACGACCTTCCTATTTTGCTCTCGTTATCAAATTATTTATTCAATACTTCGAAGAGCGATCTTGATACACATGCCGGGATACAAATCTTACGTTTTGTTCTTTTAAGACATGGTGCGAACGCTCTATCAGAGCAGGATAAGTTGCAACTTGTCGAAGCGCTCGCGTCAATTGGAGCCTATGATGAACAAGACAAATTAACTGCCCGGTTTGATCTGCATGCGTTAGCGCCGGTACAAGTCGCGTTGTTAGCCATCGATAGGATCGCCCATCAACAGGGGGCTGAGTCCGTGTGGCTAGACGCAATGAACGAGTTTTACACGGACCGTGGTATGCATACGATACAACTTGATGAAGATGATTCCTTACCATTACTGGATAGGCTCACTTCGGTTACCAATGAAAAAATAGACGGCCCGTTAGTGTCTGTCATTATTCCGACCTTCTCGCCTGATCGAGGCATTTATACGGCCGTCAATAGCCTTCTAAATCAAACTTGGAAAAATCTAGAGATACTCATTGTCGATGACGGTTCTCCGACAGCTTATGACGAACTTCTCTCAGAACTCGCGGAACTCGACCCACAGATCCGGGTCATTCGACAACAAAGTAATGGTGGTGCTTATACTGCGAGAAACGCCGGGCTAGCGGAAGCGCGTGGGCTTTTTGTTACAACCCACGACGACGACGATTGGTCCCATCCTGACAAGATAGCTGAGCAAGCATCCGTTCTGATAGAGAATGAATCTATCGCGGCCACTACAGCTGGACATATCCGTACAACTTCGGACATGAAATTTCGGCGAATTAATACACGGCCACAGCATTTACAAACAAACTACTCCTCTCTCATGTTTCGCAAAAGCTTAACCGAGCAGGTGGGCAACTGGGACACTTCCAAACGGGGAAGCGATACTGAGTTAGTTGAGCGCATAAAGGCGCACTTTGGTAAATCAGCGGTAGTAGACCTCGCTAATAAACCTCTATCGTTCAGCCGCGTCTGGGGTGGGTCACTTACTTCCGGGGAGATGTATCGCGGGTACTTTTCTTATTCTCGATTACTTTACAGATGGGCGTTCCAGCAGTGGCATGAGGAAGTGAGTAAGGGCGGTGAGAAGCCAGTCTTACGGATGGGCGTCAGCCGTCCTTTTGCTATTCCTACCACTTTTGCGCCAGAAAACCGGAATAAAGACCTCGGTGTATTTGATGTTATCTACCTAACCGACTTTAGGCAGAGTGCTAAGTATTCTCTCAAAACTATGCACGAGATGAAAAGTGCCGTCGGAGCTGGTTTGCGTGTGGGTTACATGCAGGTCAACTCACCCCAGACGCTCAAGAGGGGTGTCATACAACCTGAACTCTTCGATATGCAATTTCAAGGCAAAGTCACCCAGGTCGCGGAAACGGACCGTGCTGAAACGAGATTAATGGTGGTACATGACTCAGCAGTAGGAATGTTCTTAGATCAGTTCCAATCTACGGTCGTCGTTCAACGGGGCGTAGTAGTACACGAGACCGGTTCGCTTCTTAAGGGTGCCGTAAAGAAGAGTCTCGCACATCCGGCCAGGGTGCTGCGCCATCTTGAAACAAGCTTTAACTCGTCGTTTCATATGGCAGGGGGAGATCTAAACAGCCATGAAGCACTGGAATCATACTTGCCTCAACAACGTCTCTTGAATGAACCGTGGAAAACTCCTATAGAAGCTAACAAAGGTACCGTGCGTGAACCTAGCCCTCCACCGGTGGTAGGTTTTCACACTTTTGGAAATAAGTATCGTTGGCCTTCAACACGAGAGACGTTTCAGAATGTTTATACTTCTGGCGAATACAGAACCCTTTTCTATGGGAATGTAAGTCCTGTTAGAGAGCTGCTCGGTGCTGAGATCATTGATGAGGAGCAAGTGACTAACTCGGACCAAGAGTCTCTGGTTAGTTTCTTAGATAAGATTGACTTCTGGGTCTACTACCCCCATCAACGGCTCGGCAATCATGTCTGGATAGCTGTGCTAGAAGCGCTACAAGCCGGTAAGGTTGTTATTTTACCGCACACTCTCAAAATGACATATGGGGACGCAGCAGTATATGCGTATTCTGACGAAATCAATTCAATCGTCTCCGAGTATAGTAATGATGCGTCTGCGTACATTGAACAAGCTAGACGTGCTCAAACGTTCATTGACCAGAATTACAGTGAAGCCGCTTATCTGTCTCGGCTGGAGAAATTAGCCTCCAAAGTTGAAGCCTGA
- a CDS encoding ATP-grasp fold amidoligase family protein has product MTTLYDSLSDKDVRQDIVMDAVKFGVGTSFRASMNALRRTKSYARAMGQDIFPGGNDKLRDRAFGEALGIAVPKTYKKDARLEDVELIPRTILKPLKGSSSLAVFYVDDSCTLHSVRSSKTYASLAEADREIRRYKDHITVDRWVVEEAILDAANKLANDFKVYSFYGFAGMFLEIDRSSSAKPRYATYNANGEVIKRNSREITFEGTGVPPSIYELSNRISLASPVPFLRLDFHIGAEALYLGEITPHPGGVHAGAIYEELDQRLGRYFAEAEARLYLDLLNGKTFPEFRQAYGL; this is encoded by the coding sequence TTGACTACACTCTATGATTCTCTTAGTGACAAAGATGTGCGTCAAGACATCGTGATGGATGCAGTTAAGTTCGGCGTTGGTACTTCATTTCGTGCCAGCATGAATGCTCTCCGCAGGACTAAGAGTTATGCACGCGCGATGGGCCAAGATATCTTTCCTGGTGGCAATGACAAACTAAGAGACCGCGCCTTTGGCGAAGCTCTAGGTATCGCAGTTCCCAAGACATACAAAAAGGATGCCCGTTTGGAAGACGTGGAGCTTATTCCACGAACAATATTGAAGCCACTTAAAGGGTCGTCATCACTGGCAGTATTCTATGTAGACGACAGTTGTACACTTCACTCGGTTAGAAGCTCCAAAACTTATGCTAGCTTAGCTGAAGCGGATCGCGAGATCCGCCGGTATAAGGACCACATCACCGTAGATAGGTGGGTGGTGGAAGAAGCAATTCTGGACGCGGCGAATAAGCTAGCGAACGATTTCAAGGTCTATTCTTTCTATGGCTTCGCCGGCATGTTCCTGGAAATCGATCGAAGTTCTTCAGCGAAGCCTAGATACGCTACCTACAACGCAAACGGTGAGGTGATCAAGCGCAATTCGCGAGAAATAACGTTCGAGGGGACCGGAGTGCCTCCTTCCATCTATGAATTATCAAACCGGATTTCCCTTGCCTCGCCTGTTCCCTTCCTAAGGCTAGATTTTCATATCGGAGCAGAAGCTTTATATTTAGGCGAGATAACGCCCCATCCCGGCGGGGTGCATGCGGGCGCCATCTACGAAGAGTTAGATCAAAGACTTGGCAGGTACTTCGCAGAAGCAGAGGCGCGTCTCTATCTTGACCTCCTGAACGGTAAAACCTTCCCTGAATTTAGACAAGCATACGGTCTCTAG
- the rplS gene encoding 50S ribosomal protein L19, which yields MNIIDQLNQKNLRDDVPDFRPGDTVAVHVNIVEGKTQRIQVFEGFVMARQGSGVSETFTVRKSSFGVGIERQFPVHSPVIDKIEVKKRGQVRRAKLYYMRERSGKAARIPEKRN from the coding sequence ATGAACATTATTGATCAGTTGAATCAGAAGAATCTTCGCGACGACGTCCCAGACTTTCGTCCAGGTGACACCGTTGCAGTTCACGTGAACATTGTTGAAGGGAAAACCCAGCGTATTCAGGTTTTCGAAGGCTTCGTCATGGCTCGTCAGGGCAGCGGCGTTTCCGAAACCTTCACCGTTCGCAAATCATCTTTCGGCGTTGGTATTGAGCGTCAGTTCCCAGTGCACTCACCGGTGATTGACAAAATCGAGGTCAAGAAACGCGGTCAGGTACGTCGCGCCAAGCTGTACTACATGCGCGAACGTAGCGGTAAAGCTGCACGTATTCCGGAAAAGCGGAACTAG
- the rimM gene encoding ribosome maturation factor RimM (Essential for efficient processing of 16S rRNA), translating into MARIGKPHGIRGEVTVELFTDSPEVRFAQGNVLTLQGHFREHPYTTLTVETTRWHKNILLVKFVECADRTTAETLRNFELYDYIESVADDANSWYADELVGFAVHIDTWDSTAIGEVSNLITRNVQDLLEVRLNDGREFSIPFVEEIVPSISKERDAVLITPPPGLLELNQE; encoded by the coding sequence GTGGCTAGGATTGGGAAGCCGCACGGAATTCGAGGAGAAGTGACGGTTGAACTATTTACCGATTCGCCCGAGGTACGGTTCGCCCAGGGGAACGTCTTAACCCTCCAAGGGCACTTTCGCGAGCACCCGTATACGACTCTAACGGTTGAGACCACCAGGTGGCATAAGAATATTCTCCTTGTTAAGTTTGTGGAGTGCGCAGATCGGACCACCGCAGAAACGTTACGAAATTTCGAATTATACGACTATATAGAATCCGTGGCTGATGATGCTAATAGTTGGTATGCCGATGAGCTAGTTGGTTTCGCTGTTCATATTGATACATGGGACTCGACAGCGATAGGGGAGGTAAGTAACTTGATCACTCGCAATGTCCAAGATTTGCTTGAAGTCAGATTAAACGATGGCCGAGAGTTTTCTATCCCTTTTGTGGAGGAGATTGTTCCAAGTATCAGCAAAGAACGAGACGCGGTGCTAATTACCCCACCCCCGGGTCTATTGGAGTTGAATCAAGAATAG
- the trmD gene encoding tRNA (guanosine(37)-N1)-methyltransferase TrmD gives MRIDIVSIFPEYLKALDLSLLGKAQEVDLIQIHVHDLRDYTFDRHQTVDDTPYGGGAGMVMKAEPWALALEDILDSSESVKPTLIVPTPSGEVFGQPVAHDLAELEHLVFACGRYEGIDERMFDWARERFDVRLMSLGDYVLNGGEVAALAMIEAVGRLVPGVVGNPESLVEESHSEDGLLEYPVYTKPSSWRSYDVPEILLSGDHAKIAAWRREQQEERTRQRRPDLWTKRQDMA, from the coding sequence GTGCGTATTGATATTGTCAGCATTTTTCCTGAATATTTAAAAGCCTTAGACCTCTCTCTTCTGGGTAAAGCACAAGAAGTAGATCTCATTCAAATTCATGTGCATGATCTGCGGGATTACACTTTTGACCGGCACCAAACGGTTGACGACACTCCCTATGGCGGTGGCGCTGGTATGGTCATGAAGGCTGAGCCATGGGCACTTGCTCTCGAAGATATCCTCGACTCATCAGAGTCAGTGAAGCCGACCTTGATAGTGCCGACCCCCTCCGGAGAGGTGTTCGGCCAGCCAGTTGCCCACGATCTGGCAGAACTCGAGCATCTTGTGTTTGCATGTGGCCGGTATGAGGGAATCGATGAACGAATGTTTGATTGGGCTCGCGAGCGTTTCGATGTGCGGCTGATGTCCCTTGGGGACTACGTGCTCAATGGGGGAGAGGTCGCCGCGTTGGCGATGATCGAAGCCGTCGGGCGGCTCGTGCCTGGCGTGGTTGGCAACCCGGAGTCATTAGTCGAGGAATCCCACAGCGAGGACGGCTTACTGGAGTATCCGGTATATACGAAACCATCCTCATGGCGGAGTTATGACGTGCCTGAAATTCTCTTGTCAGGTGACCACGCGAAGATTGCTGCCTGGCGTCGCGAACAGCAAGAAGAGCGCACGCGTCAACGCCGCCCAGATTTATGGACAAAGCGCCAAGATATGGCATAA
- a CDS encoding glycosyltransferase family 2 protein translates to MVPVTSSRLRKWAGRLQKAFTSYREAATDQANNSSIDLSNPLINYYRHRTRVNLPNFYRFALQTRSIVIRDIFAQVASNRNISLEDLIEIISNHLDRDVTQENPSEINTAFDSSVLLALADLIANSARDDLDKHAAVQIYEFVRTYFGADALSPASLLLNIEALHDLGEFETSQTLAKAHGIDEFAPLQTDLLHLKRLRMSRTSHDDWISGLNKLYADLNMSQVQLLEDSSLPLMDRLSAGSTTSLEGPKVSIIVPTFSPDEGIRTALRSLIEQTWKNLEIIVVNDASPERFDGLFQDLQGLDPRVRVLHQEENAGAYAARNAGLRVATGSFITTHDDDDWSHPDKIAMQVQPLIQNESLVATTSGHIRTTEHLNFTRVNAEARYLQMNYSSLMFRRSLIEQIGDWDPVNRGGDSEFYLRLLRYAGEDRVRGLHDKPLSFSRVWEGSLTSGEMSRGFFGYSRLIYRSAFRQWHREAYEREGHVYRSSEEPRPYAVPTTFEPGQRNADLGDFDVVYVSDFFRQAKSVDNALTDMASLADSGLRVGYLHLYSPETRTTTAFPDRLFELQLEGKITQISLDDLAHTDLLVVYDTSIGMFLDQKKASLSSQRSIAIEQKQVALADVEPRTPSYAPQALTNLDACFNTRFETIGASEDEQNQLKVTLPLARTLLDDMIWRTHVSENPGEVRTPTEMPVVGFHSNSNQYRLPNTREQFEKVYISDSFTTRFYGQVWQPLEKYGVEFKHQVELVDDTDTSEVDFLRSIDFWVYWPHSRLEDRVWAPVLSAFQAGKVVILPTSLERLYGEAAVYAAEDEVISLIDFYTQNRDEYVAQAERARSFIAKQYAPDSLLSRVATLTE, encoded by the coding sequence ATGGTCCCAGTAACCAGCAGTCGACTGAGAAAGTGGGCTGGTCGCCTCCAGAAGGCGTTTACTTCCTATAGAGAAGCTGCGACGGATCAAGCCAATAATTCTTCAATTGATCTGTCCAATCCGCTGATAAATTATTACCGCCATAGGACTCGGGTTAACCTGCCGAACTTCTATAGGTTCGCACTTCAAACCCGCTCAATTGTTATCCGCGACATTTTTGCCCAGGTAGCTTCAAACCGGAATATCTCGCTGGAAGACCTTATCGAGATCATAAGCAATCACTTAGATCGTGACGTTACACAAGAGAACCCGTCCGAAATTAACACTGCTTTCGATAGCTCAGTATTGCTTGCGTTAGCCGATTTAATTGCTAATTCGGCGCGTGACGATTTAGATAAACATGCGGCGGTTCAGATCTACGAATTCGTACGCACCTATTTCGGAGCGGATGCACTATCACCCGCGAGCCTACTGTTAAATATTGAGGCCCTTCACGATCTCGGCGAATTCGAAACCTCGCAAACTCTAGCAAAAGCACACGGCATAGATGAGTTTGCTCCGCTGCAGACTGACTTACTCCATCTCAAACGGCTGCGCATGAGCAGAACATCTCACGATGATTGGATTTCAGGCCTCAATAAGCTGTATGCAGATCTGAATATGTCTCAGGTGCAGCTACTCGAGGATAGCTCCCTACCGCTTATGGACCGTTTAAGTGCGGGTTCAACTACTAGCCTCGAGGGGCCAAAGGTTTCCATTATTGTCCCCACCTTCTCGCCCGACGAGGGGATAAGGACGGCTCTTCGCAGTTTGATAGAACAGACGTGGAAGAATCTCGAGATAATCGTTGTGAATGACGCGTCTCCGGAGCGATTTGATGGTCTTTTTCAGGATCTTCAGGGTCTCGATCCCCGAGTAAGGGTGCTTCATCAAGAAGAGAACGCTGGCGCATATGCGGCTCGCAACGCCGGGCTGCGGGTGGCCACAGGGTCTTTCATCACCACACATGACGATGATGATTGGTCACACCCCGATAAAATCGCGATGCAAGTGCAGCCGTTAATCCAAAATGAGTCACTTGTGGCCACCACATCTGGCCATATTAGGACCACAGAACACCTGAACTTCACAAGGGTCAACGCTGAAGCAAGATACCTGCAAATGAATTACTCCTCGCTCATGTTCCGACGCTCACTAATTGAGCAGATAGGGGACTGGGACCCTGTGAACAGAGGAGGTGACTCTGAGTTCTATCTTCGCTTGCTCAGGTATGCCGGGGAAGATCGTGTCCGCGGCCTGCATGATAAGCCGCTCTCATTTAGCCGCGTTTGGGAGGGCTCTCTAACCTCTGGAGAGATGTCTCGAGGATTTTTTGGGTATTCTCGACTGATTTATCGGTCAGCGTTTCGACAATGGCATCGTGAAGCCTATGAACGTGAGGGACATGTGTATCGGTCCTCCGAGGAGCCAAGACCGTATGCAGTCCCCACCACGTTTGAACCAGGGCAACGCAACGCAGATCTTGGAGATTTTGACGTAGTGTATGTCTCAGATTTCTTCCGACAAGCGAAGTCTGTGGATAACGCCCTCACAGATATGGCATCTCTTGCAGATAGCGGTCTGCGGGTTGGATACTTGCATTTGTACTCTCCCGAAACACGGACCACGACCGCGTTCCCTGACCGTCTATTTGAGTTACAGCTCGAAGGGAAGATCACCCAGATTTCCCTCGACGATCTAGCCCATACTGATCTGTTAGTGGTCTACGATACCTCCATTGGTATGTTCTTAGACCAGAAGAAAGCGAGTCTCAGTAGCCAACGGAGCATTGCAATCGAGCAAAAGCAGGTTGCGTTGGCCGATGTAGAGCCGCGCACGCCGAGTTACGCTCCCCAAGCCTTAACCAATTTAGACGCTTGTTTTAATACGCGTTTTGAGACCATAGGTGCCTCGGAGGATGAACAGAACCAACTGAAGGTGACGCTGCCGCTGGCAAGGACCCTACTTGATGACATGATCTGGCGTACTCACGTCTCGGAGAACCCAGGTGAGGTTCGCACCCCAACAGAGATGCCGGTCGTCGGCTTTCACTCAAACAGTAATCAATATCGGCTCCCAAACACCCGGGAGCAATTTGAGAAAGTATATATCTCTGACTCATTCACAACGCGCTTCTATGGTCAGGTCTGGCAACCACTGGAGAAATATGGGGTTGAGTTTAAACACCAGGTGGAGTTAGTCGATGATACCGATACGTCAGAAGTGGATTTCTTGCGTAGTATCGATTTCTGGGTCTACTGGCCTCATAGTCGCCTGGAGGATCGTGTCTGGGCTCCAGTCCTATCGGCTTTTCAGGCAGGAAAAGTTGTTATTTTACCTACGTCATTGGAACGTCTATATGGTGAGGCAGCGGTGTATGCCGCAGAGGATGAAGTGATTTCTCTGATTGATTTTTACACTCAGAATAGAGATGAATACGTCGCCCAAGCTGAGCGCGCTCGGAGTTTCATCGCGAAACAATATGCCCCGGACTCGCTTCTGAGTCGAGTCGCGACTCTGACTGAGTAA